A genomic stretch from Algoriphagus halophilus includes:
- a CDS encoding CPBP family intramembrane glutamic endopeptidase encodes MKIFYSLRDFIIHPEKAASFQPISFSDFFGLLLLVILFVVPYGLLFEWMGMDQFENGLMDLFKENKWLFAVLGVVIAPIIEEPIFRLHLDLKKSSIWWSLILSLLLASVLWFPLIFIGYMIYLLVSVSNHNPPPQRFVVYVSAALFGLIHITNFKNFDFSQHFFYIPFLVAIQIWVGLVLSYIRLKHGMFWAILFHAVYNAVLIIPTVYFYEP; translated from the coding sequence ATGAAGATTTTTTACTCACTGAGGGATTTTATAATCCATCCTGAAAAAGCCGCTTCTTTTCAGCCCATATCCTTTTCTGATTTTTTTGGACTTTTGTTGCTGGTTATCCTGTTCGTGGTTCCTTATGGACTCCTTTTTGAATGGATGGGAATGGATCAGTTTGAAAATGGCTTGATGGATTTGTTTAAGGAAAACAAATGGTTGTTTGCCGTTTTAGGAGTAGTAATCGCTCCGATTATAGAAGAACCCATTTTTAGGCTTCACTTGGATTTAAAGAAATCCTCCATTTGGTGGAGCTTGATACTATCACTTCTGCTTGCGAGCGTATTATGGTTTCCATTAATTTTTATTGGATATATGATCTATTTGCTCGTTTCGGTTAGTAATCATAATCCCCCTCCTCAAAGATTTGTGGTATATGTATCGGCTGCATTATTCGGTTTAATTCATATTACTAATTTCAAGAATTTTGATTTTAGCCAACACTTCTTTTACATTCCTTTTTTGGTAGCCATCCAAATTTGGGTGGGATTGGTATTAAGCTATATCCGGCTGAAACACGGCATGTTTTGGGCTATTTTGTTTCATGCAGTATACAATGCAGTGCTGATTATCCCGACGGTTTATTTCTATGAACCTTAA
- the tnpA gene encoding IS200/IS605 family transposase — translation MSHSIHNVWIHAIWATKERRRLISPSMEKAIHSFISDQFRELGCPVRIINGMPDHVHALFLLNPQKSISEVIKQIKGSSSHFINQKDLIPEKFAWQTGYAAYSVSASIMERVYLYIRNQKNHHQKISFQKEYEEFLIKNGLDQRG, via the coding sequence ATGTCACATTCTATTCATAATGTATGGATTCATGCTATTTGGGCCACCAAGGAAAGAAGAAGATTAATTTCGCCTTCTATGGAAAAAGCAATTCATTCTTTTATATCAGATCAGTTCCGAGAACTGGGTTGTCCTGTTCGGATTATAAACGGAATGCCTGATCACGTTCACGCGTTATTTTTACTCAATCCCCAGAAATCAATTTCTGAAGTAATTAAGCAAATCAAAGGAAGCAGCTCTCATTTTATAAATCAAAAAGATTTGATCCCAGAGAAATTTGCATGGCAAACCGGTTATGCAGCATATTCTGTTTCAGCATCCATTATGGAGAGGGTTTATTTATACATTCGAAATCAGAAGAATCATCATCAAAAGATTTCGTTCCAGAAGGAATACGAAGAATTTTTAATAAAAAACGGTCTTGATCAGAGAGGCTGA
- a CDS encoding metallophosphoesterase, whose translation MFPLIIRIALVLAIFFLIDWYSFQAFKTVFPNQVWVKVLFWIFSVSVYIFVTYGFLFFDRSSNNNINLGRMVSLLVLSLIPKLIILGLMFGEDIIRFLTGTFQSVTGTREGDFLPDRRKFISQTALALSAIPFLGILHGVLVGKYRYRVMNHTLEFDDLPEEFDGFTITQISDIHSGSFDDKKKLEYGVDLINQQESDVILFTGDLVNNHAGEMEPWVDTFKKLQAPMGKYSILGNHDYGDYMSWPSKEAKEANLNRLADIQKELGFQLLRNENVKLQKPARNGAEGATASIDLIGVENWGKGFAQYGDLGKAVSNLSEQSFKILMSHDPSHFDEEVKNFSQLIHLTLSGHTHGMQFGIEIPGFIKWSPASYRYPKWAGLYQELGRYLHVNRGFGFLAFPGRVGIWPEITVLKLKKK comes from the coding sequence GTGTTTCCTTTAATAATTAGAATTGCACTCGTCCTTGCCATTTTCTTTTTGATCGATTGGTATTCCTTCCAAGCGTTCAAAACGGTGTTTCCTAACCAAGTTTGGGTGAAGGTCTTGTTTTGGATCTTTTCTGTCTCCGTTTACATCTTTGTTACGTATGGTTTTTTATTCTTCGACCGAAGCAGCAATAATAACATCAACCTAGGCAGGATGGTATCCCTACTTGTACTTTCTCTGATCCCAAAGTTGATCATTTTGGGTTTAATGTTTGGAGAAGATATCATCCGCTTTCTTACGGGTACTTTTCAGTCGGTTACCGGAACTAGAGAGGGGGACTTCTTGCCAGACCGACGGAAATTCATCAGTCAAACGGCGCTGGCTCTTTCCGCCATTCCTTTTTTGGGCATCCTGCACGGGGTATTGGTAGGGAAATATCGCTATCGGGTGATGAACCACACGCTTGAATTTGACGACCTGCCTGAAGAGTTTGACGGATTCACGATTACTCAGATATCGGATATTCACTCAGGCAGCTTTGATGATAAAAAGAAATTAGAATACGGAGTGGACCTGATCAACCAGCAGGAATCCGATGTCATTTTATTTACGGGCGACTTGGTCAATAACCATGCTGGTGAAATGGAACCTTGGGTGGATACCTTTAAGAAGCTTCAAGCTCCCATGGGCAAGTACTCCATTCTGGGCAACCATGATTATGGGGATTACATGTCCTGGCCTAGTAAAGAAGCCAAAGAGGCAAATCTGAACCGATTGGCAGACATTCAAAAAGAACTGGGATTTCAGCTCCTACGGAATGAGAACGTCAAACTCCAAAAACCTGCACGCAACGGAGCCGAAGGAGCCACAGCCAGCATCGATCTGATCGGCGTGGAAAACTGGGGCAAAGGATTCGCCCAATATGGAGACCTGGGAAAAGCCGTCTCCAACCTCAGCGAACAAAGTTTTAAAATCCTGATGAGCCATGACCCTTCCCATTTCGATGAGGAGGTGAAGAATTTCTCTCAGCTGATCCATCTAACCCTGAGTGGGCATACCCATGGGATGCAGTTTGGAATCGAGATTCCCGGCTTTATCAAATGGAGTCCTGCCTCCTACCGCTACCCCAAATGGGCCGGATTGTATCAGGAGCTAGGACGCTACCTGCATGTGAACCGTGGCTTTGGGTTTTTAGCCTTCCCAGGAAGGGTGGGTATCTGGCCAGAGATTACGGTGCTGAAATTGAAGAAAAAGTAA